A single region of the Gemmatimonadales bacterium genome encodes:
- the hemF gene encoding oxygen-dependent coproporphyrinogen oxidase, producing the protein MAPVTERSRCAEATQWISRLHDGATAHFAELDGGGAFQEDRWERPGGGGGVARVMAEGATFEKAGINRSAVHGDLPPGLAQRLGARVPPELAAGVQAQFFVTGMSLVVHPRSPLVPTVHLNVRYFEITSPGGELLDAWLGGGTDLTPTYPFPDDAIHFHRVLRDTCARHHPAYYRRFKQWCDHYFVNAHRGDERRGVGGIFFDNLHAGDGGLDLDRLFDFVGDVGRVLPEAYAPIVQLRRALSWGERERQFQLFRRGRYVEFNLVHDRGTHFGLQTNARSESVLMSLPPLASWPYAPQFAPGSFEAELMAMLEPRDWV; encoded by the coding sequence ATGGCGCCCGTGACCGAGCGGAGCCGGTGCGCGGAGGCCACCCAGTGGATCTCGCGCCTCCACGACGGCGCGACTGCGCACTTTGCCGAGCTCGACGGCGGTGGCGCGTTCCAGGAAGATCGATGGGAGCGGCCCGGCGGAGGCGGCGGCGTCGCCCGCGTCATGGCCGAGGGAGCCACGTTCGAGAAGGCCGGCATCAATCGATCGGCCGTGCATGGTGACCTGCCCCCGGGTCTGGCCCAGCGGCTCGGCGCGCGGGTGCCGCCCGAATTGGCGGCTGGCGTGCAGGCGCAGTTTTTCGTCACGGGGATGAGCTTGGTCGTGCACCCGCGGAGCCCGCTCGTCCCGACCGTGCACCTCAACGTGCGCTACTTCGAGATCACGAGCCCCGGCGGCGAATTGCTCGACGCCTGGCTCGGCGGCGGCACCGACCTCACGCCGACGTATCCATTCCCCGATGATGCCATTCATTTCCATCGGGTGCTGCGTGATACGTGCGCTCGGCATCATCCCGCGTACTATCGCCGGTTCAAGCAGTGGTGCGATCACTACTTCGTGAACGCGCACCGCGGGGATGAGCGGCGTGGGGTCGGCGGGATCTTCTTCGACAATTTGCATGCGGGCGACGGGGGGCTCGACCTCGACCGGCTCTTCGACTTCGTGGGTGACGTGGGCCGCGTGCTCCCGGAGGCGTACGCCCCAATCGTCCAACTTCGCCGCGCGCTGTCGTGGGGCGAGCGCGAGCGGCAATTTCAGCTTTTCCGCCGGGGCCGCTACGTGGAATTCAATCTGGTGCACGACCGGGGTACGCACTTTGGGCTGCAGACCAACGCGCGGAGCGAGAGTGTGCTGATGAGCCTCCCGCCGCTCGCGAGCTGGCCGTACGCCCCGCAGTTCGCACCGGGCTCGTTCGAGGCGGAGCTGATGGCGATGCTCGAGCCGCGGGACTGGGTCTGA
- a CDS encoding glycosyltransferase: MASERAEPTTVVLPCYNEAARLDASRIAAFAGGAHGVRLLLVDDGSTDATRAALDALVARCPNRVGVLALPTNQGKAAAVRAGVLAAIDSGAPLVGYWDADLATPLDEIPRMAEVFDARPTIVAVTGARVKLLGRKIERTGARHYLGRLFATAAALALAAPVYDTQCGAKLFRVTPLVRLAFAVPFRFRWAFDVELLARLAEAARRLGAPPLERLVAEVPLEQWTHMGGSKLGPLAMLRAGLELARVRRCARRDVASAMQSPRLDGETGAGAADAVVDRIRW, translated from the coding sequence ATGGCATCCGAGCGCGCCGAGCCGACGACGGTCGTGCTGCCCTGCTACAACGAGGCGGCGCGGCTCGATGCATCGCGGATCGCCGCGTTCGCCGGCGGCGCGCACGGCGTGCGGCTGCTACTGGTGGACGACGGCAGCACCGACGCGACGCGCGCCGCGCTCGACGCCCTGGTCGCGCGCTGCCCCAACAGGGTCGGCGTGCTCGCGTTGCCGACCAATCAGGGCAAGGCGGCCGCAGTGCGCGCGGGCGTACTGGCCGCGATCGACAGCGGCGCGCCGCTCGTGGGCTACTGGGATGCCGACCTGGCCACCCCGCTCGACGAGATCCCGCGCATGGCCGAGGTCTTCGACGCGCGGCCGACCATCGTGGCCGTCACCGGAGCCCGCGTGAAGCTGCTCGGTCGGAAGATCGAGCGAACCGGGGCCCGCCACTATCTCGGCCGCCTCTTCGCGACGGCCGCCGCCCTGGCGCTGGCCGCGCCGGTCTACGATACCCAATGCGGCGCAAAACTCTTCCGCGTGACCCCGCTCGTGCGGCTCGCGTTCGCGGTGCCGTTCCGCTTCCGGTGGGCCTTTGATGTAGAACTGTTGGCACGCCTTGCCGAGGCGGCCCGGCGGCTCGGTGCGCCGCCGCTCGAGCGGCTGGTGGCGGAAGTACCGCTCGAGCAGTGGACCCACATGGGCGGCTCCAAGCTCGGCCCGCTCGCGATGCTGCGAGCCGGCCTCGAGCTCGCGCGCGTGCGGCGGTGCGCGCGACGGGACGTCGCGAGCGCAATGCAAAGCCCCCGCCTCGATGGAGAGACGGGGGCCGGTGCAGCGGACGCGGTTGTCGATCGGATCAGGTGGTGA
- a CDS encoding response regulator, translating into MIPPPTRHRLTRAERAAEHVRGGWAATQRQLARCLAEVPVLMREAARWRERVWVESPWRDAVRVRLRVTPKEADSEPRPWFPPVAPSGRRRLNILLVEPDARTRRALTRLLQRARMAVLPVGDGRMALDALKIAASRGGSFDLVIAAARLPDLTTPELVRRLRVARPALPVLRVCPARDGLPPGGRPIPTAPLLPLVEPLRWPQLAAGIEHAVLASTSTSSGASYL; encoded by the coding sequence ATGATCCCACCGCCGACCCGGCATCGCCTGACCCGCGCCGAGCGCGCCGCCGAGCACGTTCGGGGTGGCTGGGCTGCGACACAGCGGCAGCTGGCGCGCTGTCTGGCGGAGGTGCCAGTCCTCATGCGCGAAGCCGCGCGGTGGCGGGAGCGCGTGTGGGTCGAGTCCCCCTGGCGGGATGCCGTCCGGGTGCGACTCAGGGTGACACCGAAGGAAGCCGACTCGGAACCGCGCCCCTGGTTTCCGCCGGTGGCCCCGTCGGGGCGGCGCCGCCTCAACATTCTGCTGGTCGAGCCCGACGCACGCACGCGGCGGGCGCTCACGCGCCTTCTCCAGCGCGCCCGAATGGCGGTGCTTCCGGTGGGCGACGGGCGCATGGCGCTCGATGCGCTCAAGATCGCCGCGAGTCGGGGGGGCTCGTTCGATTTGGTGATCGCTGCGGCACGGCTGCCCGACCTCACTACCCCGGAGCTCGTCCGCCGGCTCCGCGTGGCTCGGCCTGCGCTCCCGGTACTGCGCGTCTGCCCTGCTCGCGATGGCCTTCCGCCAGGCGGCCGCCCGATCCCTACGGCGCCGCTGCTTCCGCTCGTTGAGCCACTGCGCTGGCCCCAGCTCGCCGCCGGGATCGAGCACGCGGTGCTCGCCAGCACTTCCACATCGTCAGGCGCTTCTTACCTTTAG